Proteins from a single region of Candidatus Neomarinimicrobiota bacterium:
- a CDS encoding TonB-dependent receptor: PGYYSPADIYRTNFGLKLNHMLDEDSYYEVMYQYLRSKYWTFETDARDPQLIEIYDGVWRDEAPYGYDGGEWMNLGRDSSLIQTHSLKADYTRQVNTRNQLKTGIRIIRNQLQVRSYTESDKDTWTREQNYDRSPYSIAAYIQNKLEYEGFIANLGLRTEYNNPNAPNYLLDPFDPIYSQGLGSDLEENADQEDAANFWTISPRLGISHPITDRSKLYFNYGHFHSEPASTYRFRLQRESNGKVTSIGNPDLKLEQTIAYELGYSHSIQDAYLINIATYYKDVRNQPGWIKYTSVDGSVNYSEPDNNNYADIRGIELTLSKLKGDWFTGFVNYTYMVRTSGYFGLTHYYQDPMEQRDFVALNPQESRPVPTPYARLNLVFHTPHKFGPTLAGITPLEDWNLTLLASYRAGSTWQWSEGNRTRTRPWVDSHSVSSRLARTFETNLGDLEFFMDVSNLLNMKWLSYAGFAGSRDWLAYRASLHLPWEEGEQKGDDRLGDYRSWDTEYRPIYTTDSLSNVEQVPKSHEIFWESSTNSYHVWDDAINDWAAEPVDQSAIDDLIEEKAYIDMPNIRSMSFLSPRKITVGIRIKF, from the coding sequence CCCGGTTACTATAGCCCGGCAGACATCTATCGGACAAATTTTGGTCTTAAGTTGAATCATATGCTTGATGAAGATAGTTATTATGAAGTGATGTACCAGTATCTGCGCAGTAAATACTGGACCTTTGAAACCGACGCTCGGGATCCTCAATTAATTGAGATCTATGATGGCGTGTGGCGTGATGAGGCACCCTATGGATATGATGGTGGCGAATGGATGAATTTGGGACGCGATAGCAGTCTGATCCAGACTCACTCGCTCAAAGCAGATTACACGCGACAGGTGAACACCAGGAATCAGTTGAAAACCGGCATACGGATTATCCGGAATCAATTGCAGGTGCGCTCCTATACTGAGAGTGACAAGGATACCTGGACCAGGGAGCAAAATTACGATAGATCCCCTTACAGTATTGCCGCTTACATCCAAAATAAGCTGGAATATGAGGGCTTTATTGCCAACCTGGGTTTGCGCACTGAATACAATAATCCCAATGCACCCAACTATTTGCTGGATCCATTTGACCCAATCTATAGCCAGGGTCTGGGTAGTGATCTTGAGGAAAATGCCGATCAGGAGGATGCCGCCAACTTCTGGACTATCAGTCCCCGTCTGGGAATCTCTCATCCCATAACCGATCGCTCCAAACTCTATTTCAATTATGGCCATTTTCATTCAGAACCAGCTTCCACCTATCGTTTTCGTTTGCAGCGGGAATCCAATGGGAAAGTGACTTCCATTGGGAATCCTGATTTGAAGCTGGAGCAGACCATCGCGTATGAGCTGGGTTATTCACATAGCATCCAGGATGCTTACCTGATCAATATTGCGACCTACTATAAGGATGTTCGCAATCAACCGGGCTGGATCAAATATACCAGTGTTGATGGATCAGTGAACTATAGTGAGCCAGATAATAATAATTATGCAGATATCAGAGGAATTGAATTAACCCTGTCCAAGTTGAAGGGGGATTGGTTCACCGGGTTTGTCAATTATACCTATATGGTGAGAACCTCAGGGTATTTCGGTTTGACCCATTATTATCAGGATCCCATGGAGCAACGTGATTTTGTCGCTTTAAACCCACAGGAGAGTCGGCCGGTTCCCACACCTTATGCTCGGCTTAACCTTGTTTTTCACACACCTCATAAATTTGGACCTACTCTGGCAGGAATTACGCCACTGGAAGATTGGAATCTGACATTGCTGGCATCCTATCGAGCTGGTTCAACCTGGCAGTGGTCAGAAGGAAATCGTACCCGTACCAGACCATGGGTGGACTCACACTCGGTCAGCTCACGCCTGGCTCGGACTTTCGAGACCAATCTTGGCGATCTTGAGTTTTTTATGGATGTGTCGAATCTGTTGAACATGAAATGGTTGAGCTATGCTGGTTTTGCCGGCTCACGTGATTGGCTGGCTTATCGCGCTTCACTCCATTTACCGTGGGAGGAGGGTGAGCAAAAGGGTGATGATAGACTGGGTGATTACCGTTCCTGGGACACCGAATATCGTCCTATTTACACTACTGACTCGTTAAGTAACGTGGAACAAGTACCGAAATCACATGAAATATTCTGGGAATCATCGACCAACAGTTATCATGTTTGGGATGATGCCATCAATGACTGGGCTGCGGAGCCGGTTGATCAATCAGCTATAGATGACCTGATCGAAGAAAAAGCCTATATCGATATGCCCAATATCAGATCCATGAGTTTTCTCAGTCCGCGTAAGATCACCGTTGGTATAAGAATCAAGTTTTGA